One genomic window of Thermodesulfobacteriota bacterium includes the following:
- a CDS encoding Hsp20/alpha crystallin family protein, producing the protein MRLKVWEPHRRFRPIYNNVDRFFNEFGWGLQPAEELNEGSWTPNVDIYETEQSYVLNAELPGLSKEEINIDVNDNTLTLKGEKKFEEKVEKENYVRVERSYGSFSRSFTLSDDVNAEAITANYNQGVLELTLPKKEEAKPKEIKVEIN; encoded by the coding sequence ATGAGATTAAAAGTTTGGGAACCACACAGAAGGTTTAGACCGATTTACAACAATGTAGACAGATTCTTTAATGAATTTGGCTGGGGACTTCAGCCAGCAGAAGAACTTAATGAGGGCAGCTGGACACCGAATGTAGATATTTATGAGACAGAGCAAAGCTATGTCCTAAATGCGGAGCTTCCAGGCCTAAGTAAAGAAGAAATCAATATTGATGTAAACGACAACACTCTCACTCTAAAAGGCGAGAAGAAATTTGAAGAGAAGGTCGAGAAGGAAAACTATGTCAGGGTAGAACGCTCTTATGGAAGTTTCTCTAGAAGCTTTACGCTCTCAGATGACGTAAATGCTGAGGCAATCACAGCCAACTATAACCAAGGAGTTTTAGAGTTAACTCTCCCTAAAAAAGAAGAGGCTAAACCCAAAGAAATTAAAGTAGAGATCAACTAA